A DNA window from Gemmatimonadaceae bacterium contains the following coding sequences:
- the pnuC gene encoding nicotinamide riboside transporter PnuC — protein sequence MTSLLGLYDALCTWLTAHGSSCAELFGFITGVLNVWLVTRENIWSWPLGVLNAVFYMVVFARTGLYSDTGLQVVYFVLSLYGWYHWLRGGPQHEAVVVTRTSTRLWGILVVIAVVTWFTLSSITKRLPGAAMPHLDAALVATSLVAQWMMTRKLLENWLLWIAVDVVYIGLFINRHLPLTAVLYTVFLGLAILGYVQWGRSARAAEGSV from the coding sequence ATGACCAGCCTCCTCGGCCTGTACGACGCCCTCTGCACCTGGCTCACGGCCCACGGGTCCTCGTGCGCCGAGCTGTTCGGGTTCATCACGGGCGTGCTGAACGTGTGGCTGGTGACGCGCGAGAACATCTGGAGCTGGCCGCTCGGGGTGCTCAACGCCGTCTTCTACATGGTGGTCTTCGCGCGCACAGGGCTCTACAGCGACACGGGGTTGCAGGTCGTGTATTTCGTGCTGTCGCTCTATGGCTGGTATCACTGGCTCCGCGGCGGCCCCCAGCACGAAGCGGTCGTGGTCACCCGGACTTCCACGCGGCTCTGGGGCATCCTCGTGGTGATCGCGGTGGTGACCTGGTTTACGCTCAGCAGCATCACCAAGCGCCTCCCGGGCGCCGCCATGCCGCATCTCGACGCCGCGCTCGTGGCGACCAGCCTCGTGGCGCAGTGGATGATGACGCGCAAACTGCTGGAGAACTGGCTGCTGTGGATCGCGGTGGATGTGGTGTACATCGGGCTGTTCATCAACCGGCACCTGCCGCTCACCGCCGTGCTCTACACGGTCTTCCTCGGCCTCGCGATCCTCGGCTACGTGCAGTGGGGGCGCTCGGCGCGCGCTGCGGAGGGCTCTGTATGA